The DNA sequence TTACGACGGGGACCTCGAGTTGCTTCTCGACGAGTGCTTCACCGGCCTCGTTAGTCACAGTCACGTCGATAGTTATCGGGTTCTCGTTGTGGTTGAGGAAGATGAGGTCCGAGGACCCTTCTGGAGTGGCGGACAGGCAGCCAGCCAGACTGCCACCTACTCCTGCGATAACTGCGGTGATAACCCGTCGCCGAGAAAACGAATTGGCGAGTGAGTGAGCCATCGGTTACGCGATCATCGGGGTGAGGTATGATGCGATGACGAACGCGATGAACTGCGTTATCGGAGCTACCACAGCGATTGCCCGTGACTTGTAGTGGCCTGCGATGGCGTACAGTCCTGAGAGGGCAATCACCGAGAACGCGAAGTTCGTGACTGAACTCACGAACAGCAACGAACTTGATGACGCATCAGAGACGAGGTCTGGGTTGTCCATGACGATGAAGAACGTGCCGAAGAGGGCAACTGCACTCGCGATAGCGCCCCAGATTCCGAGGACGCCAGCGACGGCGAGTTCTTCGTTGGGATAGTAGTGGAGGTACGCGAGGGTCGCGATGGCTGCCGGGAACCCGATCGTGAGGACGAACACGATATTCCCGGAGTCGAGCATTCCCAACCCTTCGATGATGGCTAGGATGATACCGAGGATGGCGGACCCAGCGATTGCTGCGTCGATACGTCTGCGGTTGGAGGTGGCTGTGTTACTCATGCTCGAAAAAGTGACGTGCGTGTGATAAATACTTTCTGTTCGATGTGAGGCCTCAGAAGATCTCCTGGAGGAACCCCTTGTTGTAGTACCCCGTCTTCACGAGGACGTTTCTCGGTCGCATCGGTGACATCGTCGTCGTCCTTCCACGAGTCGGGATTGTTGTTGATTGTGTCGAAGATTGCCCCCAACGTAGTCGTGGGAGACGTCTGCGAGGTCCTTCACAGCCTATGAGGGACCGCAGATTCCCGAACCGAACCCCGAAATTGCTGGGTACGTCTGGCCGACACTCAACTGGGGGACCTACGTCGAGTGGTGGCATACGAACCACTGCTGACCTTATTTCCGCTGTGAGAGTGGGATTCAGGGCTTGGATCGGCATTTCACAGCGAGCGCGAGGAGGCCAAGAATACCAGCGAGCGTGCAGCCGGCGTAGACGGGGATGAACCGGACACCGTCGACGAAGAATGGATTCCATGCGATTGGCGAGAACGGACGCGCGTCAGTATACAGGATCGAGTCGAGAATTACGTGCGAATACACGCCAATAAGACTGCCTGCGAGAATCGCTCTGGAAGACGTGTTTTCGGTTAGCCGAAGGCGGACAAGCAGGTCTTCAATAGAGCTGGGGAGTACCGAGAACGCGGCTGCGAGTAGGCTTGCGATGATAGTGCCGCCGATGAATGTCGTAAGGATGCCGTGGATTGGTGGTTTGAGTGGCCCGAAGACGACAAGCGCCGCACGAACGTCGATGATAACGCTTCCGACTAAGAGTGCTGGCAGGTCAAGCCATTTGTAGAGGATAACTCCTAGAAGGAGGGGCGGACCGAGGTGGAATGGGGTGAAGGGCATAATGCAGATGAATTTCCCATTC is a window from the Halobacterium hubeiense genome containing:
- a CDS encoding DUF4184 family protein codes for the protein MPFTPFHLGPPLLLGVILYKWLDLPALLVGSVIIDVRAALVVFGPLKPPIHGILTTFIGGTIIASLLAAAFSVLPSSIEDLLVRLRLTENTSSRAILAGSLIGVYSHVILDSILYTDARPFSPIAWNPFFVDGVRFIPVYAGCTLAGILGLLALAVKCRSKP